Proteins encoded by one window of Kwoniella dejecticola CBS 10117 chromosome 7, complete sequence:
- a CDS encoding OPT family small oligopeptide transporter produces the protein MLEEEKNLPGGQAAELSYGKQEKNSIEGEVTVMGTEKDIYGETVTDAEDAAAQADLGMTGEDLLEIETKLGSMSVERTAVIMKQVQEMHQHDQNFPMLVLQRIEEFLGNPDVMTNPSAHHELIREMKLEALLVTENSPYAEVRAVVENTNDVDMPSFTFRTWFIGIIYVVIGAFINQLFVIRQPNITVSSEVAQLLAYPAGKLCEKVLPDWSFTLFGRRHSLNPGRFNKKEHMLITIMATVGYNTPYTTDIILSQYLPQYFNQQYAAEFSYQILIGLGTNFCGYGLAGLARRFLIYPSYCVWPGSLVTIALNRAFHSESDPAVPGPLKRMYSWTRIKFFAVAFAAMFVWFWFPGFLFTALSTFNWISWISPNNMTLNNIVGSVNGLGLNPWPTFDFNVLNAYGWNPLVVPAFGTINQFAGAMVAFFMIVGFYWSNIWNTAYLPINSNHVFDNTGSAFDVQKVIDDRGIFDAAKYQTYSQPWMAAGNLVIYFWFFAQYACTISYAFLFHRREIAHGFKGLVKSFRRGKRDDPDDDDLSEDIHCRLMRAYPEVPEWWYLIVLLFAMACGMAGIGAWETYTNPAVVLFGIALGLVFIIPVGLITAITGIQVTMNVLAELIGGAWTPGNALAMNYFKAFGYITTAQAIYFSNDLKVAHYLKIPPRHTFTAQLVATLVSTLVCTGVFNFQMNKVPNVCTADAPFGFSCPGINTFFTAAVFWGTLGPNKLFGSAGQYKALLAGFPVGFALPFIVYFLRKRFPTTKWLRQIHPVMLCYGGISWAPYNMSYLWPSVPLASFSWFYIKKRYLAFWSKYNFVLAAAWQCGIAIAAIIIFFAVQLPAVEVTWWGNTVSSQGCEGTACRRLPIPDNGYFGPAPGNLP, from the exons atgcttgaagaagaaaagaatCTCCCAGGCGGACAAGCCGCCGAGCTGAGCTATGGcaagcaggagaagaacagTATCGAGGGGGAG GTCACTGTGATGGGCACAGAGAAGGACATCTATGGCGAGACGGTGACTGATGCGGAAGACGCTGCTGCCCAAGC GGATCTCGGTATGACTGGGGAGGATCTACTGGAGATCGAGACCAAGCTTGGATCTATGTCAGTTGAGAGGACGGCAGTT ATCATGAAACAAGTGCAAGAGATGCACCAGCACGACCAAAATTTCCCCATGTTGGTCTTACAGCGGATCGAAGAGTTCCTTGGGAACCCGGACGTTATGACCAATCCCTCAGCCCATCACGAGTTGATCCGGGAGATGAAGCTTGAAGCATTGTTGGTCACTGAGAACTCTCCTTACGCGGAAGTGCGAGCCGTGGTGGAGAACACCAACGATGTGGACATGCCCTCCTTCACTTTCCGAACTTGGTTCATCGGTATAATCTATGTAGTCATCGGTGCATTCATCAACCagctcttcgtcatcagaCAGCCCAACATCACTGTCTCGTCCGAAGTAGCCCAACTCTTAGCCT ACCCTGCTGGAAAGCTTTGCGAGAAAGTGCTCCCAGACTGGAGCTTCACCTTGTTCGGACGGAGACACAGCCTCAACCCTGGCCGCTTCAACAAAAAAGAACACATGTTAATCACGATCATGGCTACTGTGGGATACAACACTCCCTACACGACCGACATTATCCTATCACAATATCTGCCACAGTATTTCAACCAACAATATGCTGCTGAGTTTAgctatcaa ATACTTATCGGCCTCGGTACCAACTTCTGTGGATACGGATTAGCTGGACTTGCTCGACGATTTTTGATCTATCCTTCTTACTGTGTATGGCCCGGATCATTGGTCACGATTGCCTTGAACAGGGCATTTCACTCCGAGAGCGACCCGGCGGTCCCTGGACCGCTCAAGCGAATGTACTCCTGGACTCGAATCAAGTTCTTCGCAGTGGCCTTCGCAGCCATGTTCGTTTGGTTTTGGTTCCCTGGATTCTTGTTCACCGCTCTGTCGACCTTCAATTGGATCAGTTGGATCAGTCCAAACAATATGACGCTCAACAACATAGTCGGTTCTGTCAATGGCCTGGGCCTGAACCCTTGGCCAACTTTCGATTTCAACGTCTTGAATGCATATGGATGGAATCCACTGGTGGTACCTGCCTTCGGAACCATTAACCAGTTTGCTGGCGCGATGGTAGCTTTCTTCATGATCGTTGGATTCTACTGGTCGAACATCTGGAACACAGCTTATCTCCCTATCAACTCAAACCATGTGTTCGATAACACGGGATCGGCCTTCGACGTACAAAAGGTGATTGATGACAGAGGTATCTTCGATGCCGCGAAATATCAGACATACTCTCAACCATGGATGGCTGCCGGTAATCTTGTCATATATTTCTGGTTCTTCGCTCAGTATGCCTGTA CCATCTCCTACGCCTTCCTGTTCCACCGCCGAGAAATCGCGCACGGCTTCAAAGGTTTGGTGAAGAGCTTCCGACGAGGCAAGCGAGACGATCCAGACGACGACGACTTGTCCGAAGACATTCATTGCCGACTGATGCGAGCGTATCCAGAAGTCCCAGAATGGTGGTACctgatcgtcctcctcttcgctatGGCATGCGGTATGGCCGGTATAGGCGCTTGGGAAACTTACACCAATCCAGCCGTGGTGTTATTCGGTATTGCGCTTGGTCTCGTCTTCATTATCCCCGTTGGTCTGATCACCGCTATCACCGGTATTCAAGTGACGATGAACGTTCTTGCCGAACTCATCGGTGGCGCCTGGACACCCGGAAATGCTCTTGCGATGAACTACTTCAAAGCCTTCGGATATATCACCACCGCGCAAGCGATCTACTTTTCGAACGATCTCAAAGTGGCTCATTACCTCAAGATCCCTCCTAGGCACACTTTCACCGCTCAATTGGTGGCTACGCTAGTCTCGACTTTGGTGTGCACTGGTGTGTTCAATTTCCAGATGAACAAAGTACCCAATGTCTGCACGGCAGATGCGCCTTTTGGCTTCTCGTGTCCCGGCATCAATACTTTCTTCACTGCGGCTGTGTTCTGGGGAACGTTAGGTCCCAACAAGCTCTTTGGCAGCGCCGGTCAATACAAGGCTTTGTTGGCGGGCTTCCCAGTCGGCTTTGCCCTTCCCTTCA TCGTATATTTTTTGAGGAAGCGCTTCCCGACCACAAAGTGGCTGAGGCAGATCCACCCTGTCATGCTTTGTTACGGCGGTATCAGCTG GGCTCCTTACAATATGTCGTATCTTTGGCCATCAGTGCCTCTAGCCTCGTTCTCCTGGTTCTACATCAAAAAGAGATACCTCGCCTTCTGGTCAAAGTACAACTTCGTACTCGCTGCGGCGTGGCAGTGTGGTATCGCAATTGCAGCTATCATCATTTTCTTCGCTGTACAATTGCCTGCCGTGGAGGTGACTTGGTGGGGTAATACGGTATCCTCTCAGGGATGCGAAGGTACAGCTTGTAGAAGATTACCAATTCCAGACAATGGTTATTTCGGGCCAGCTCCCGGTAACCTCCCTTAG